The Microbacterium sulfonylureivorans sequence TGGAGGCGTCGGTCATGTCCCGACAAGTCTAGGCGCGAGCGGTGACACCCGCGTCTAGAGCAGTCGCCGCTCCGACGCCCACGCTGTGAGCTCGTATCGCGACGAGAGCTGCAGCTTGCGCAGCACCGCGGAGACGTGCGTCTCGACGGTCTTCGTCGAGATGAACAGCTCGGCCGCGACCTCCTTGTAGGCGTACCCGCGCGCGATCAGCCGCATGACCTCCTGCTCGCGAGCCGAGAGCCTGTCGAGCTCGTCGCTGCGGGTGGCGGTCTCGCCCGCGACCGCTCCGAACGCGTCGAGCACGAAACCCGCGAGGCGCGGCGAGAAGACGGCATCGCCGTCGGCGACGGCGTGCACCGCCCGGCTGACCTCGGCTCCCGACGACCCCTTCGTGATGTAGCCGCGCGCCCCGGCGCGGATGACCCGCACGACGTCCTCCGCCGCATCCGACACGCTCAGCGCCAGGAAACGGGCCTGCGGCGCGAGAGCTCCCGCACGACGCAGAACCGCCTCGCCGCCGCTCGCATCGGGGATGCCCGCCTCAGCTGCACCCGGAAGATGGACGTCGAGCAGCACGACATCGGGCTTGAGCTCGGCGATCGCCGAGACGGCGGAGGCGACATCCGCTGCCTCGCCCACCACGTCGAGCGAGGCGTCGAGGTCGGCGCGCAGTCCGGATCGGAAGATGGAGTGGTCGTCGACGAGGACGACCCGCAACGTCTCACCCACGCCGGGCCTCCTCTCCCGCGAAGTGCAGGTGGACCTCGGTGCCGACCCCGCCCGCCCCGGGCCTCACCGTTGCGGCGCCGCCCGCTCGGCGCAGACGTCCGATGATTGATTCGCGGACTCCGAGACGATCGCCGGGAACGGCCTCC is a genomic window containing:
- a CDS encoding LuxR C-terminal-related transcriptional regulator codes for the protein MGETLRVVLVDDHSIFRSGLRADLDASLDVVGEAADVASAVSAIAELKPDVVLLDVHLPGAAEAGIPDASGGEAVLRRAGALAPQARFLALSVSDAAEDVVRVIRAGARGYITKGSSGAEVSRAVHAVADGDAVFSPRLAGFVLDAFGAVAGETATRSDELDRLSAREQEVMRLIARGYAYKEVAAELFISTKTVETHVSAVLRKLQLSSRYELTAWASERRLL